In Halobaculum limi, one DNA window encodes the following:
- a CDS encoding transcriptional regulator TbsP domain-containing protein has translation MSTGPHSTLAGRVCSQASGALVVAPPPSLVRAVVSRLSAPPDASASDQATGRVRLLCTEAAVRTAMVDFLTASGAADAVADGRLAVRTVPSLDSSFTLADGAVYAHVSIPETQASEPTMPTGFGDVSGDDESLYTALSAPYEQTWANADEYDPDVPPRSQVVESFRERWPEAAETLAATFASAETLRTDSAVDPVLVCTLVAARHRLLTMHLGEWVEDVGFSSRTEVSRAKGRLVDADLADTEPETEGVGRPRHRLVPTAAVEQATGAELLATARATLVE, from the coding sequence ATGTCGACAGGTCCCCACTCGACACTCGCCGGCCGGGTGTGCTCGCAGGCGTCCGGCGCACTCGTCGTCGCACCTCCACCCTCGCTCGTTCGTGCGGTCGTCTCGCGACTCTCCGCACCACCCGACGCGTCAGCGTCGGATCAGGCGACTGGCCGCGTTCGACTCCTGTGTACCGAGGCTGCCGTCCGGACGGCGATGGTTGACTTTCTCACCGCGAGCGGCGCGGCCGACGCTGTCGCCGACGGTCGACTCGCCGTCCGAACCGTGCCGTCGCTCGATTCGAGTTTCACCCTCGCCGACGGAGCGGTCTACGCCCACGTCTCGATACCGGAGACACAGGCGAGTGAACCGACGATGCCGACGGGGTTCGGTGACGTGTCCGGCGACGACGAGTCCCTCTACACGGCACTCTCGGCCCCGTACGAACAGACGTGGGCGAACGCGGACGAGTACGACCCGGACGTACCGCCGCGGTCGCAGGTCGTCGAATCGTTCCGTGAGCGGTGGCCCGAAGCGGCAGAGACGTTGGCGGCGACGTTCGCGTCGGCGGAGACGCTCCGGACCGACAGCGCCGTCGACCCGGTTCTCGTATGCACGCTCGTCGCCGCACGCCATCGCCTGCTGACGATGCACCTCGGCGAGTGGGTGGAAGACGTCGGCTTCTCCAGTCGGACGGAGGTCTCCCGCGCGAAGGGGCGACTCGTCGACGCCGACCTCGCGGACACCGAACCGGAGACGGAGGGCGTTGGCCGGCCGCGACACCGACTCGTTCCGACCGCGGCCGTCGAACAGGCGACGGGAGCCGAACTGCTCGCGACGGCGCGGGCGACGCTGGTCGAGTGA